CAAGAGCAGCGAGCGGCTGATCGCCGACTTCGTCTTCCTCGAGACCGTTTCCCGATGAACGCCCTGCTCTCGCCCACCCATCGCTTCTGGCTGCTGCTGGCGCTGTGCCTGCTCGGCTTCGGCCTGCTGTACGCGGTGGTGCGCGATGCGGGCCGCGGTGCGCGCCGACGGGGGCTGCAGAAGCGCATCGCGGCGCTCGGCGCGCCATCCACCGGCGCCGACGAGGCTGCCATCGACGCCCTGAGAGACGGCATGGCGCAGGCGCAGCAAGCCCTGCGCCGCTCGCCACGGCCGAAAGCCGTGGTGCCCGCGCCGTGGTTCCTGTGCTTCGGCGACGCGGCAGCCAACCTGCCCGGCCTGTTCGCTACAGCGCACGCCGAACGCGTGCCCCCGCCCGCCCCCGCGAGCGGAGGTGGCAGCGGCGAACCCTTCGGCGCGACGTGGTGGCACTGGTGGCTGACAGGCGCGACGGTGTCCATAGAGATCCATCCGGGCGCGCTCGGCGACACGGCCGGTACGCCGCCGCTGCGCGGCTTGTGGCTGCAGTCGCTGCTCGCGCTGGCCGAGCGGCGCAACCGGCTGCCGCTCAACGGCCTGGTGGTGGGCGTGGCGGCGGGCGAGCTGCTGCATGCCGATGCCACGGAGCTGAAGTCATTGGCCGCGCGAGCGCGCCGCCTGCTCGACGAAACCAGCGACACCCTGCGCCTGCAGCTGCCCACCTACCTCGTCGTGACCGGGCTCGAACAGCTCACGGGCTATGCGGCCCTG
This is a stretch of genomic DNA from Variovorax paradoxus. It encodes these proteins:
- a CDS encoding type VI secretion system protein, which codes for MNALLSPTHRFWLLLALCLLGFGLLYAVVRDAGRGARRRGLQKRIAALGAPSTGADEAAIDALRDGMAQAQQALRRSPRPKAVVPAPWFLCFGDAAANLPGLFATAHAERVPPPAPASGGGSGEPFGATWWHWWLTGATVSIEIHPGALGDTAGTPPLRGLWLQSLLALAERRNRLPLNGLVVGVAAGELLHADATELKSLAARARRLLDETSDTLRLQLPTYLVVTGLEQLTGYAALRGALPPEVLAQVLGHRLTDASPFIETPAGERLDTVFDPIAKHLHALRMALLREQPGAAGRLAIHEFVEAVRALQPGLRQFAQVLFENHGKSSRTPRWRGLYLTAAASDSTRGAFVNDLFEHFLPADQPLVRPGRPS